GCCCAGTCCAATGTTGACTGGAAGAAATATGCCGGCACGACACTTGAAGTAAACCTTATCAAGAGCCCGCGTGGCGAACTCCTTCAGAAGCATCAGAAGGAATTTGAAGACCTGACCGGCATCAAGGTCAACTCCGAACAGATGCCGGAACAACAGCAGCGCCAGAAGGCCGTTATTGAGCTGACGTCAGGCCGTCCAAGCTTCGACGTCATCCACATCAGCTATCACGTTCAGAAGCGTCAGTTTGAGAAGGGCGGCTGGCTTGCCGACCTCACTCCGTTTCTGAAAGACCCGACGCTGACTGATGCGTCGCTGACAGAAGATGATTTCGCGAGCGCCGGTCTCACATTCGCCAAGGATGCCAATGGCCGCTTCGGTGCGCTGCCATTCTCGGTTGATTACTGGATCATCTATTACAATAAAGACCTCTTTGCGGAGAAGGGCCTTGAGTTCCCGAAGACCTTTGAAGAACTGGTCACAACTGCCGAAGCACTGACTGATCCGTCGACCCGAACCTATGGTTTCGTTGCACGTGGCATGAAGAATGCCAATGCGCCGGTGTTCACCAGCCTCATGCTTGGCTATGGCAAGCAGTCTGTCGATGCCGATGGCAATGTCCAGACCGATTCACCGGAAGGCATCGAAGCCGCCAAGCTCTATCAGCGTCTGATGACCAAATCAGCACCTCCCGGCGTTGCGGGCTTCAACTGGGCTGAATGCCAGTCGAACTTCCTGCAAGGTCGTGTTGGCATGTGGCTCGACGGTATCGGCTTTGCGCCACCGCTTGAAGACCCGAACAAGTCGCGCGTTGTCGGCAAGGTTGGATATGGCGTCATGCCAGCTGGTCCCAATGCACAGGCAGCCCCGACCACCGGCGACGGCATCGGCGTGACCGAAGCTTCCAAGAATAAGGAAGCCGCATATCTTTACTGCCAGTGGGCCATTTCCAAGGAAATGGGCGCGCGTCTTCTGCAATCGGGATCGGGCGTTCCATTCCGCAAGTCGATCATCGACGATGCAGAAGTCCGTAAGGGCGTCACAATGCCGGAAGGCTGGGTGAACGCGCTCTCGCAATCTGCCCCGATCAGCCAGCTCTGCCTGCCCGTCATTGTGCCGGTCACGGAATTCCGCGACATCATCGGTGTGGGCCTCACCAATCTGTTGAATGGTGCGGATGCAGAAACTGAAATGAAACGCGCGACGGAAGAATTCCGTCCGGTCCTCGCACGGAGCGAAGGGAAATGACATCTGCCGCCCCGATCGGTGCAAAAGCAGAAGCGGCCGCCAAGGCCGCTTCCGTTAGCAAGCCAGTCACAAACCGTTTGAGGCCAAGTTATTGGCCGTTCGTTCTTCCTGCCTTGATCACCGTCGGGGCGGTGATCGTTTTCCCATGGGTATTTACGCTCTGGATGAGTGGAAACCAATGGCAGCTTGGTGGTGAGCAAAGCTTTGTCGGCTTTGACAACTATCTGCGTCTTGCAGCCGATATGCGCTTCTGGGAATCCATGTGGCACACGGTTGTCTATACGGTTCTCTCGGTCGTGGCCCCGATGATATTGGGCACGATTGCAGCGCTGGTCTTTGACAGCAAACTACCGATGCGCGGCCTGTTGCGCGGTATCTTTGTGATGCCGATGATGGCAACGCCGGTGGCGGTCGCTCTGGTCTGGACGATGATGTATCATCCGCAGCTTGGCGTGCTGAACTATCTTCTGTCGCTGATTGGCATTCCGCCGCAGGAATGGATTTTCAACCAGAGCACGGTTATCCCGTCGCTGGTGATTGTCGAAACCTGGCAGTGGACACCGCTTGTGATGTTGATTGTGCTCGGTGGCCTTGCCTCCATGCCGCGTGATCCGTTTGAAAGTGCGGAGATCGATGGTGCCAATGGCTGGCAGAAATTCCGCTATATCACGCTGCCGATGATCCTGCCGTTTATCATGGTTGCCGTGATTATCCGCTCAATCGACGCTCTCAAAAGCTTCGATATCATCTATGCGATGACACAGGGCGGACCCGGAACGGCATCGGAAACCATCAATATCTATCTCTATAATGTGGCGTTTTCCTATTACGATATTGGCTATGGATCGGCGATTGCCGTAGTGTTCTTCATTGTCATCATCGCCATGTCGATGGTTCTTCTGGCCCTGCGCCAGCGGACCAAGTGGAACTCGTGAGGACTGACCATGGCACGCAAGTCAATTCTTTCCAAGCTTGGCACGGCACTCATGGTTTTCGTGATCGTGTCGCCTGCAATCTTCTTCTTCGTCTGGATGCTGTCGCTTTCGCTGAAATATGAAATCGACAACGGCGCTTATCCGCCCATCCTGATTCCTGACCGCATTGCATGGTCCAACTATACCGGCATTTTCGAGACCAACGACTTCCTGCTCTATTTCTGGAACAGTATTCTCGTCACCGGAACGGCCACTTTGTTGGCGCTGCTGGTCGGTGTTCCGGCAGGCTACGGCATTGCCCGTCTGCGCGCCAACAAATCGGCAATTGTCATCATGATTGCGCGTATGACCCCGGGCCTGTCCTATCTTATCCCGTTGTTCCTGCTGTTCCAGACGCTTGGTCTTCTGGGCACGCTCTGGCCGCAGATCATCATCCATCTCGTCGTCACCGTTCCTATCGTGATCTGGATCATGATCGGCTATTTCGAGACAACGCCGATGGAGCTTGAAGAAGCAGCTACAATTGATGGTGCATCGTCGTGGCAGGTGTTTATGAAAGTGGCATTGCCAATCGCCAAGCCGGGCATCGTGGTTTCATTGATCCTCGCGGTGATCTTCTCATGGAACAATTTTGTCTTCGGCATCGTGCTCGCAAGCCGCGAGACACGCACTTTGCCTGTCGCAGTCTACAACATGCTGTCCTTTGAACAGGTCAGTTGGGGTCCGCTTGCCGCCGCAGCTCTTGTGGTGACGTTGCCGGTCCTGTTGCTAACCGTATTCGCACAGCGCCAGATCGTTGCAGGTCTGACCGCAGGCGCCGTCAAATAAGAGTTGAGGTTCAAGATGGCATCTGTATCCATCCGAAATGCAATCAAGAAATATGGCAATGTCGGCGTTTTGCATGGCGTATCCGTGGATATTCAGGACGGCGAATTTGTCGTGCTGGTCGGCCCGTCGGGCTGCGGAAAATCCACGCTTCTGCGCATGATCGCAGGACTCGAGGAAATCAGCGACGGCGAAATCGCAATCGGCCCGCGTGTCGTCAATGACCTGCGTGCTAAAGAGCGTGATATCGCCATGGTGTTCCAGAATTATGCGCTTTATCCGCATATGACGGTGGCCGACAATATGGGCTTCGCGCTCATGCTGAAAAATGCGCCCAAGGAAGAACGCGACAGCCGCGTAAATCGTGCAGCCGAAATCCTCGGGCTGAACAAGCTGCTCGACCGCTTTCCACGCCAGCTCTCCGGCGGTCAGCGTCAGCGCGTAGCCATGGGTCGCGCAATCGTTCGCGATCCACAGGTGTTTTTGTTTGATGAACCGCTGTCCAACCTCGATGCAAAGCTGCGCGTGCAGATGCGCGGCGAGATCAAGGGCCTGCATCAGCGTCTGAAGACCACCACGATCTACGTGACCCACGATCAGATCGAAGCGATGACCATGGCCGACAAGATTGTTGTCATGCGTGATGGTCTTGTGGAGCAGATTGGCGCGCCGCTCGATTTGTATGATCGTCCGGCCAATATGTTTGTCGCGGGCTTCATCGGTTCGCCATCGATGAACTTCGTCAATGGCAAGATCGAAGAAGGCTCGTTCGTGGCTGATGGCGGCTTCCGCATGCCGCTTCCAGACGGCGATTATGCCGGCCTTTCGGGCAAAGCCGTCTATGGCATGCGCCCGGAGCATATGAAAATTGCCGATAACGGCGTGCCGGTGACGGTTGAAATCGTTGAGCCAACCGGTTCGGAAATTATGGTCATGGGCAAGTTGGGCGATCAGCCGGTTACATGCCTCTTCCGCGAGCGCCTGACAATACGCCCGGGTGATACACTGACAATCGCTGTTGATCCGGCAACCAGTCATGTGTTTGAGCCCGAAAAAGGCAAATGCATCAGCCGCTAAATCACTTCTCTCAAATGAAAAACGCCGGGGTTTCCCCCGGCGTCTTTGACATTTGTTCTACGCGCATCTTATCTGATCGGAGCGGGAACAGAAATTAGTCCAGTGGACTAATTTCCCCGCGTAGGCGGTTCCCACTTTTCGGGATGCGCTCTATTCGGCCGCTTCCTTGACGGCCATCGGATTGTTCGGATGGGTCGTCCAGTTGGCATATTCTGCCGGGATCGGTGCCTTGGTGCGTGGATCGAAATCGCCGATCTGCTCCATGGTGATGCAATCCTCGACCGGGCAGACATTGACGCAAAGATTGCAGCCAACGCATTCCTCATCGATCACCTCAAAGTGTCGCGCACCATTTACAAGACTGGTGATTGCCTGATGCGAGGTGTCTTCGCAGGCAATGTGGCAACGACCGCACTTGATGCAGGAATCCTGATCAATCCGTGCCTTGGTGACATAATTGAGGTTGAGATACTGCCAGTCGCTGACATGCCCCACAGCCATGCCGCGGAAATCATCCAGCGTCTGATAGCCTTTGCTGTCCATCCAGTCGGAAAGACCGTCGATCATTTCTTCAACGACCTTGAAACCATAGGTCATCGCGGCGGTACAGACCTGAACCGTGCCACAGCCCAGTGCGATAAACTCTGCCGCATCGCGCCAGGTGGTTATGCCGCCAATGCCAGAAATTGGCAGGCCATAGGTTTCAGGATCGCGCGCAATTTCCGCCACCATGTTGAGCGCAATTGGCTTGACGGCTGGTCCGCAATAGCCGCCATGGCTGCCGCGACCATCAATGGATGGAACCGGCGACATGCTGTCCAAATCAACCGACACAATCGAATTGATCGTGTTGATCAGCGACACAGCATCGGTGCCATTGGCCTTTGCACCACGCGCTGGCTTGCGAATATCGGTGATGTTTGGCGTCAGCTTGGTGATCACCGGCATCCGGCTATATTGCTTGCACCATTTCACGACCATGCCGACATATTCCGGCACCTGACCGACAGCCGCACCCATGCCGCGTTCGCTCATACCGTGCGGGCAACCGAAGTTCAGCTCGATGCCGTCTGCACCCGTTTCTTCCACCAGTGGCAGGATAGCTTTCCATGCCTCTTCTTCGCACGGCACCATGATCGAAGCGATCAAGGCGCGGTCGGGCCAGCGCATTTTCACTTCTTTCATTTCGCGAAGGTTCACCTCAAGCGGGCGATCCGTGATCAGCTCGATATTGTTCAGACCCAACAATCGCCGGTCAGCGCCATGGATCGCGCCATAGCGCGGACCATTGACATTGACGACCGGCGGGCCTTCGGAGCCGAGCGTTTTCCAAACCACGCCGCCCCAGCCAGCCTTGAAAGCCCGTTCGACATTGTA
This genomic stretch from Brucella pseudogrignonensis harbors:
- a CDS encoding sugar ABC transporter substrate-binding protein; this encodes MNLLRPTRRQFLAGTAAIAATGITGFTPSFAQSNVDWKKYAGTTLEVNLIKSPRGELLQKHQKEFEDLTGIKVNSEQMPEQQQRQKAVIELTSGRPSFDVIHISYHVQKRQFEKGGWLADLTPFLKDPTLTDASLTEDDFASAGLTFAKDANGRFGALPFSVDYWIIYYNKDLFAEKGLEFPKTFEELVTTAEALTDPSTRTYGFVARGMKNANAPVFTSLMLGYGKQSVDADGNVQTDSPEGIEAAKLYQRLMTKSAPPGVAGFNWAECQSNFLQGRVGMWLDGIGFAPPLEDPNKSRVVGKVGYGVMPAGPNAQAAPTTGDGIGVTEASKNKEAAYLYCQWAISKEMGARLLQSGSGVPFRKSIIDDAEVRKGVTMPEGWVNALSQSAPISQLCLPVIVPVTEFRDIIGVGLTNLLNGADAETEMKRATEEFRPVLARSEGK
- a CDS encoding sugar ABC transporter permease, whose amino-acid sequence is MTSAAPIGAKAEAAAKAASVSKPVTNRLRPSYWPFVLPALITVGAVIVFPWVFTLWMSGNQWQLGGEQSFVGFDNYLRLAADMRFWESMWHTVVYTVLSVVAPMILGTIAALVFDSKLPMRGLLRGIFVMPMMATPVAVALVWTMMYHPQLGVLNYLLSLIGIPPQEWIFNQSTVIPSLVIVETWQWTPLVMLIVLGGLASMPRDPFESAEIDGANGWQKFRYITLPMILPFIMVAVIIRSIDALKSFDIIYAMTQGGPGTASETINIYLYNVAFSYYDIGYGSAIAVVFFIVIIAMSMVLLALRQRTKWNS
- a CDS encoding carbohydrate ABC transporter permease, with translation MARKSILSKLGTALMVFVIVSPAIFFFVWMLSLSLKYEIDNGAYPPILIPDRIAWSNYTGIFETNDFLLYFWNSILVTGTATLLALLVGVPAGYGIARLRANKSAIVIMIARMTPGLSYLIPLFLLFQTLGLLGTLWPQIIIHLVVTVPIVIWIMIGYFETTPMELEEAATIDGASSWQVFMKVALPIAKPGIVVSLILAVIFSWNNFVFGIVLASRETRTLPVAVYNMLSFEQVSWGPLAAAALVVTLPVLLLTVFAQRQIVAGLTAGAVK
- a CDS encoding sn-glycerol-3-phosphate ABC transporter ATP-binding protein UgpC; translation: MASVSIRNAIKKYGNVGVLHGVSVDIQDGEFVVLVGPSGCGKSTLLRMIAGLEEISDGEIAIGPRVVNDLRAKERDIAMVFQNYALYPHMTVADNMGFALMLKNAPKEERDSRVNRAAEILGLNKLLDRFPRQLSGGQRQRVAMGRAIVRDPQVFLFDEPLSNLDAKLRVQMRGEIKGLHQRLKTTTIYVTHDQIEAMTMADKIVVMRDGLVEQIGAPLDLYDRPANMFVAGFIGSPSMNFVNGKIEEGSFVADGGFRMPLPDGDYAGLSGKAVYGMRPEHMKIADNGVPVTVEIVEPTGSEIMVMGKLGDQPVTCLFRERLTIRPGDTLTIAVDPATSHVFEPEKGKCISR
- the preA gene encoding NAD-dependent dihydropyrimidine dehydrogenase subunit PreA — its product is MADLSTNFLGIKSPNPFWLASAPPTDKAYNVERAFKAGWGGVVWKTLGSEGPPVVNVNGPRYGAIHGADRRLLGLNNIELITDRPLEVNLREMKEVKMRWPDRALIASIMVPCEEEAWKAILPLVEETGADGIELNFGCPHGMSERGMGAAVGQVPEYVGMVVKWCKQYSRMPVITKLTPNITDIRKPARGAKANGTDAVSLINTINSIVSVDLDSMSPVPSIDGRGSHGGYCGPAVKPIALNMVAEIARDPETYGLPISGIGGITTWRDAAEFIALGCGTVQVCTAAMTYGFKVVEEMIDGLSDWMDSKGYQTLDDFRGMAVGHVSDWQYLNLNYVTKARIDQDSCIKCGRCHIACEDTSHQAITSLVNGARHFEVIDEECVGCNLCVNVCPVEDCITMEQIGDFDPRTKAPIPAEYANWTTHPNNPMAVKEAAE